The proteins below come from a single Corynebacterium glyciniphilum AJ 3170 genomic window:
- a CDS encoding AI-2E family transporter, which produces MSEKLTVAELMARNAKDGARRADRPRRRRNLEDGGVSVSELTGSIPVVSDEDLDQDGADSAAEDLAPVDSHPHQGGHELDDGPEGFDGHDVVEGEVVDEVEEPDEPGEPEEFGGVDTDPAGAHTGETSGDADVAAETTVLPRVDAREESPADADTDAKSAFSDGAAPAEYTDERAGEPESNEIAEQTVPAEEQTEADPDKIIEYEDDAISWPALLGQTALALVIGVVIFFGFTLLWDKLGTALVLIMSGIVTLVCVGVVHALLRHRHTLVLILAFVVGLVITLGPRLIMSI; this is translated from the coding sequence ATGAGTGAGAAGCTGACTGTTGCGGAGCTTATGGCCCGCAATGCCAAGGACGGTGCTCGCAGAGCTGACCGTCCTCGGCGTCGACGTAATCTCGAGGACGGCGGGGTCTCGGTCTCCGAACTGACCGGTTCCATTCCCGTCGTCAGTGACGAGGACCTCGATCAGGACGGTGCGGACAGTGCCGCCGAGGATCTGGCCCCCGTCGACAGTCATCCACATCAGGGTGGGCATGAGCTTGACGACGGGCCGGAGGGCTTCGACGGACACGACGTCGTCGAGGGGGAGGTCGTCGACGAGGTCGAGGAGCCCGACGAGCCTGGGGAACCCGAGGAATTCGGCGGGGTCGACACAGACCCTGCCGGTGCCCACACCGGTGAGACGTCAGGTGACGCTGATGTGGCGGCAGAGACCACCGTTCTTCCGCGCGTTGATGCCCGGGAAGAATCTCCCGCCGACGCGGATACTGACGCGAAGTCCGCGTTCTCCGACGGCGCAGCACCGGCCGAGTACACCGACGAGCGGGCCGGGGAACCCGAATCCAACGAGATCGCCGAGCAGACGGTTCCGGCCGAAGAGCAGACCGAGGCAGACCCGGACAAGATCATCGAGTACGAGGACGACGCGATCTCCTGGCCGGCACTGCTGGGGCAGACCGCTCTCGCCCTGGTCATCGGCGTCGTTATCTTCTTCGGCTTCACCCTGCTGTGGGACAAGCTGGGCACCGCCCTCGTCCTGATCATGTCAGGCATCGTCACACTGGTGTGTGTCGGAGTTGTCCATGCCCTCCTGCGTCACCGCCACACGCTGGTACTCATCCTCGCGTTCGTCGTGGGCCTGGTGATCACGTTGGGGCCGCGTCTGATCATGTCGATCTGA
- the proC gene encoding pyrroline-5-carboxylate reductase, which produces MTRIAFIGGGNIGEALISGLVSGEGSGDKPDVVVFDPSAKRLDFLREEYGITGADDAATAASEANFVVIAVKPHIVPSVLEDISSTLDNNDTETVVVSVAAGVSLATMESGLAAGVPAVRVMPNTPMLVGKGMSAVAGGRFTSEEQVESVKDLFATVGQSVAVAEKDIDAVTAVSGSGPAYIFMVAEAMTDAGVQLGLTRPVAQQLAVATIEGAATMMAQGDKNPVDLRANVTSPGGTTAAATRGLEENGLRTAFFRAMQACVDRSVELGRPAGEN; this is translated from the coding sequence ATGACACGTATTGCATTTATCGGTGGAGGAAATATCGGAGAGGCCCTTATCTCGGGGCTCGTGAGCGGGGAAGGTTCGGGGGACAAGCCGGACGTCGTCGTGTTCGACCCGAGCGCCAAGCGTCTGGACTTCCTCCGCGAGGAGTACGGCATCACCGGAGCGGACGACGCTGCCACCGCCGCCTCGGAGGCGAATTTCGTCGTCATTGCCGTGAAGCCCCACATTGTCCCGTCCGTCCTGGAGGACATCTCCTCAACCCTCGACAACAATGACACCGAGACCGTGGTGGTCTCGGTCGCCGCAGGCGTCAGCCTGGCGACCATGGAGTCGGGCCTGGCTGCCGGTGTCCCTGCGGTCCGCGTCATGCCCAACACCCCGATGCTCGTCGGCAAGGGCATGAGCGCCGTCGCCGGTGGCCGTTTCACCTCCGAGGAGCAGGTTGAGTCCGTGAAGGACCTCTTCGCCACCGTCGGCCAGTCCGTTGCCGTCGCGGAGAAGGACATCGACGCAGTCACCGCCGTTTCAGGCTCGGGTCCGGCCTACATCTTCATGGTTGCAGAGGCGATGACTGACGCCGGTGTGCAGCTCGGCCTGACTCGTCCCGTCGCGCAGCAGCTCGCTGTCGCCACCATCGAGGGAGCGGCCACCATGATGGCCCAGGGCGACAAGAATCCCGTGGACCTCCGTGCCAACGTCACCAGCCCTGGCGGGACGACGGCCGCCGCAACCCGTGGACTGGAGGAGAACGGTCTCCGCACAGCGTTCTTCCGCGCCATGCAGGCCTGTGTCGACCGTTCGGTGGAGCTCGGCCGTCCGGCCGGAGAAAACTGA
- a CDS encoding helix-turn-helix domain-containing protein, which yields MANNDSGTFLTVAEVAELMRVSKMTVYRLVHSGELPAVRVGRSFRVHEQAVEEYLGASIYEAGQTG from the coding sequence ATGGCAAACAATGACAGTGGTACGTTCCTGACGGTCGCAGAGGTCGCCGAGCTTATGCGGGTGTCCAAGATGACCGTCTACCGCCTGGTTCACTCCGGTGAGCTGCCGGCGGTGCGTGTCGGCCGTTCCTTCCGCGTGCATGAGCAGGCGGTGGAGGAGTATCTGGGCGCCTCGATCTACGAGGCCGGCCAGACAGGCTAG
- a CDS encoding 30S ribosomal protein bS22 — protein MGSVIKKRRKRMSKKKHRKMLRRTRVQRRKLGK, from the coding sequence ATGGGTTCTGTCATCAAGAAGCGTCGCAAGCGCATGTCGAAGAAGAAGCACCGCAAGATGCTTCGCCGTACCCGTGTCCAGCGGCGGAAACTCGGCAAATAA
- a CDS encoding glutaredoxin family protein, whose amino-acid sequence MNSARQLPYHGPTVTLMVRAGCGSCSRVREQIAPICRDQEVSLQVVDVDSERALAVEFGDRVPVVLVDDEEIACWEIDDDELVDALGSARATG is encoded by the coding sequence ATGAACAGTGCGCGGCAGCTTCCGTATCATGGCCCGACCGTGACGCTCATGGTGCGGGCCGGTTGTGGTTCGTGCAGTCGGGTCAGGGAACAGATCGCCCCGATCTGCCGTGATCAGGAGGTTTCGCTGCAGGTCGTGGACGTGGATTCGGAGCGTGCCCTGGCCGTCGAGTTCGGCGACCGGGTGCCTGTTGTGCTTGTGGACGACGAGGAGATCGCCTGCTGGGAGATCGACGACGACGAGCTTGTTGATGCTCTGGGATCAGCCCGCGCCACCGGATGA
- a CDS encoding glutamyl-tRNA reductase codes for MAGLGITGPAAVLLVGLSFRSAPVPVLEKASVSPEELNSLERDLVGGDCVTEALILSTCNRMEFYVATSAFHPALDHVVETIAAHAQMDAVELEPYLYVRYADAAAEHMLTVAAGLDSMVVGEQQVIGQLRNAYTSASDNGVVGTALHDLTQRALRTGKRVHTETSVDEAGSSMVSFALDHALAELGVQDMSGRDAVVIGAGAMASLASTYLGRSGVRHVTVVNRTVGRAENLAAHAREAGVDAHAVGLDSLVDALRGADVVVSATGAVGTVLGPDDLAATQLERPRRMVLVDLSMPRDIDDAVVDVASGTGAASGADVRLLNIEELTALAGDGARDESAARDIVATELSEYLEQVRVQSVVPTVKALRRRAADVVDDELGQLVRRTPGMGDEDRAEVARTVRRVVDKLLHAPTVQVKKLSSQDGTVNYAEALATLFNLPSGATSVVSQAIEPGDAGKARIGNVLHQGAVNPQEYVEFPDVMSEAPDRTEEAS; via the coding sequence ATGGCAGGACTCGGGATCACCGGACCGGCAGCCGTCCTCCTGGTCGGTTTGTCCTTCCGGTCGGCACCTGTGCCAGTTCTCGAGAAGGCCTCCGTCTCTCCGGAGGAATTGAACAGTCTGGAACGTGACCTCGTCGGTGGCGACTGCGTCACCGAGGCGCTGATCCTCTCCACGTGCAACCGTATGGAGTTCTACGTCGCCACCTCGGCGTTCCACCCGGCGCTGGATCACGTGGTCGAAACCATCGCCGCGCATGCGCAGATGGACGCGGTCGAGCTCGAGCCCTATCTGTATGTCCGCTATGCGGATGCAGCCGCGGAGCACATGCTGACCGTCGCCGCCGGACTGGATTCGATGGTCGTAGGTGAACAGCAGGTCATCGGCCAGCTGCGCAATGCGTACACCTCCGCGTCCGACAATGGCGTGGTGGGTACGGCGCTGCATGATCTCACGCAGCGTGCTCTCCGCACCGGCAAGCGGGTCCACACGGAGACCAGCGTGGACGAGGCAGGTTCCTCCATGGTCAGTTTTGCCTTGGACCATGCCCTGGCCGAGTTGGGTGTACAGGACATGTCGGGCCGTGATGCCGTGGTCATCGGCGCCGGTGCCATGGCCTCGTTGGCGTCGACCTATCTCGGTCGTTCCGGTGTCCGCCATGTCACGGTGGTGAACCGTACGGTGGGCCGCGCGGAGAACCTCGCCGCGCACGCCAGGGAGGCAGGCGTCGATGCCCACGCCGTGGGGCTGGATAGTCTGGTGGACGCCCTCAGAGGGGCGGACGTCGTCGTCTCTGCCACAGGTGCCGTCGGTACGGTGCTGGGCCCGGATGACCTGGCGGCGACACAGCTGGAACGGCCCCGCCGGATGGTTCTGGTTGACCTGTCGATGCCCCGTGACATCGACGACGCCGTGGTTGACGTTGCCTCGGGAACCGGCGCGGCCAGCGGCGCTGACGTCCGGCTGCTGAACATCGAAGAGCTCACTGCCCTCGCCGGTGACGGTGCCCGGGACGAGTCCGCCGCCCGTGACATCGTGGCCACCGAACTGTCCGAATACCTGGAGCAGGTGCGTGTGCAGTCGGTGGTGCCGACGGTGAAGGCGCTGCGTCGCCGGGCCGCCGACGTCGTCGACGATGAACTCGGCCAGCTGGTCCGACGGACCCCCGGCATGGGCGACGAGGATCGCGCTGAGGTCGCCCGTACCGTACGCAGGGTGGTGGACAAGCTTCTCCACGCACCGACGGTGCAGGTCAAGAAACTGAGTTCCCAGGACGGGACGGTGAACTACGCCGAAGCGTTGGCGACGCTGTTCAATCTGCCGTCCGGGGCAACCTCGGTGGTGTCACAGGCTATTGAGCCCGGTGACGCAGGCAAGGCGCGCATCGGAAATGTTCTGCACCAGGGCGCAGTGAACCCGCAGGAGTACGTGGAGTTCCCGGACGTGATGTCCGAGGCTCCCGACAGGACAGAGGAGGCATCGTGA
- the hemC gene encoding hydroxymethylbilane synthase, with the protein MTGETAAPRNLLVGTRASNLARTQAGTVRDALTDVLRGMFADAAGEAELHFVHTPGDASQKAQTPVNRIGVGVFTETLRNALAAGECDVAVHSFKDLPTAPDDRFIMVVPARVDPREVLVSIDGAALRDLPDGAKIGTGAPRRVSQIRALRPDLEVCPLRGNIDTRMGRVATGDLDAVMLARAGLERVGEIDRASETVSVEDILPAPAQGALCVEVRADDDEAVAAVLGLDDPVSHATAVAERAVLAELQAGCTAPVGAWSTYENGTLTLRGGVFALDGSRQLVREHSVALEIPEGPWLHTAVELGRAVGRDLIDGGAAGIITDIVGAR; encoded by the coding sequence GTGACCGGTGAGACTGCTGCGCCGCGGAACCTTCTCGTCGGCACCCGCGCGAGTAACCTCGCACGGACCCAGGCGGGTACGGTCCGTGACGCGCTCACGGACGTTCTACGGGGTATGTTCGCTGATGCCGCAGGTGAGGCGGAACTGCATTTCGTGCACACCCCGGGAGATGCGTCCCAGAAGGCGCAGACGCCGGTCAACCGCATCGGGGTCGGTGTGTTCACCGAAACCCTGCGCAACGCTCTGGCGGCGGGGGAGTGCGACGTTGCAGTACATTCCTTCAAGGACCTGCCCACCGCACCGGACGACAGGTTCATCATGGTCGTCCCGGCCCGTGTCGACCCTCGGGAGGTGCTCGTGAGCATCGACGGTGCGGCGCTGCGGGATTTGCCGGACGGGGCGAAGATCGGCACCGGTGCGCCGCGACGAGTATCCCAGATCCGCGCGTTGCGTCCGGATCTGGAAGTCTGCCCGCTGCGTGGCAACATCGACACCCGGATGGGACGGGTCGCCACGGGCGATCTTGATGCCGTCATGCTCGCACGGGCCGGACTCGAACGGGTCGGGGAGATCGACCGGGCATCTGAGACGGTGTCTGTCGAGGACATCCTTCCCGCACCTGCCCAGGGTGCACTGTGCGTGGAGGTCCGGGCCGATGACGACGAGGCGGTTGCGGCCGTCCTCGGACTGGACGATCCGGTGTCCCATGCGACCGCCGTCGCCGAGCGTGCCGTCCTCGCCGAATTACAGGCAGGCTGCACGGCGCCTGTCGGTGCATGGTCGACCTATGAGAACGGCACGCTGACTTTACGCGGCGGGGTTTTCGCCCTCGACGGGTCAAGACAGCTGGTCCGTGAACATTCCGTCGCCCTGGAGATTCCCGAGGGGCCGTGGCTGCACACCGCCGTCGAGCTCGGCCGTGCGGTCGGTCGCGATCTCATTGACGGCGGCGCCGCCGGAATCATCACCGACATCGTCGGTGCCCGTTGA
- a CDS encoding bifunctional uroporphyrinogen-III C-methyltransferase/uroporphyrinogen-III synthase, with protein MTTAGIAQTGPTNSPLTGRGRVLFVGAGPGNPELLTVRAREILENTARVWVDPAVTEAVRAIIADALPVPEDKRIAAEKEWEAELEAAKASGARRRPRRPAEVTAAEIVFAAPHTTEAVAAHAAAEEAAREAETGGYASYPDTPDPDEIRPVEASAVAHAMVDHVRHGHSVVRLVAGNPVSNPAVLMELQEVAALGVEFEVVPGMTGASALPAYTGIATGDGYTAVDLRSDATSEVDWDGIAAAPKPLILTAGPADLPVITAELKRRDVAGSTPVTVTSHATTRRQRSYDVTLDTLKSVVAASGPLAKDGEMPQELVVTVGTQASRRSKYSWWENRSLYGWTVLVPRAKDQAGPMSARLASHGAIPIEVPTISVEPPRSPAQMERAIKGLVDGRYHWIVFTSVNAVKAVWEKLAEFGLDARALAGVRVAAVGAKTAQAVRDLGITPELLPKSNARNASGLVDVFPAYDQDLDPVDRVLLPRADIATDTLVDGLVDLGWSVEDVVAYRTVRAAPPSQEVRDMIKSGGFDAVCFTSSSTVKNLVGIAGKPHTRTIIACIGPMAAQTAREHGLRVDVMPEVAGVPELVDALAHHVAELRAAGQLPPPRKRRRRRRPATG; from the coding sequence ATGACCACTGCCGGAATTGCCCAGACGGGTCCCACGAACAGTCCACTGACTGGCCGCGGACGCGTCCTGTTCGTCGGCGCCGGCCCCGGAAACCCGGAGCTGCTGACGGTCCGTGCCCGCGAGATCCTCGAAAACACCGCCCGTGTCTGGGTCGACCCCGCTGTCACCGAGGCCGTCCGCGCCATCATCGCCGATGCCCTGCCAGTCCCGGAGGACAAACGCATCGCCGCCGAGAAGGAGTGGGAGGCCGAGCTCGAAGCAGCGAAGGCGTCCGGTGCCCGGCGTCGGCCGCGTCGTCCTGCAGAGGTCACCGCTGCCGAGATCGTGTTCGCAGCACCGCACACCACTGAAGCCGTCGCCGCCCACGCTGCTGCGGAGGAGGCTGCGCGCGAGGCGGAGACCGGTGGGTACGCCAGCTACCCGGACACACCGGACCCGGACGAGATCCGGCCGGTCGAGGCCTCCGCCGTCGCGCACGCGATGGTCGACCACGTCCGACACGGACACAGCGTCGTCCGGCTTGTCGCCGGCAACCCGGTGAGCAACCCGGCCGTCCTCATGGAACTGCAGGAGGTCGCCGCGCTCGGCGTGGAGTTCGAGGTGGTGCCGGGAATGACCGGCGCCTCGGCCCTCCCCGCCTACACCGGTATCGCCACCGGAGACGGTTACACCGCAGTCGATCTGAGGTCGGATGCGACGTCGGAGGTCGACTGGGACGGTATCGCCGCAGCACCGAAGCCGCTGATCCTCACTGCCGGTCCAGCGGATCTGCCGGTGATCACCGCGGAGCTGAAGCGGCGCGATGTCGCCGGAAGCACACCGGTCACGGTCACCTCGCACGCCACGACACGTCGACAGCGTTCCTACGACGTCACCCTCGACACGTTGAAGTCGGTTGTCGCGGCGTCGGGGCCGTTGGCCAAAGACGGGGAGATGCCCCAGGAGCTGGTCGTCACGGTCGGTACCCAGGCCAGCCGGCGCAGCAAGTACTCGTGGTGGGAGAATCGTTCGCTGTACGGGTGGACGGTGCTCGTGCCACGGGCGAAGGACCAGGCAGGTCCGATGAGTGCCCGGTTGGCCTCTCACGGCGCCATCCCGATCGAGGTTCCCACGATCTCGGTGGAACCACCGAGGAGTCCGGCGCAGATGGAACGTGCGATCAAGGGGCTTGTCGACGGTCGGTACCACTGGATCGTCTTCACCTCCGTCAATGCGGTGAAGGCAGTGTGGGAGAAACTCGCCGAGTTCGGGTTGGACGCCCGCGCGTTGGCGGGTGTCCGGGTCGCCGCCGTGGGAGCGAAGACAGCCCAGGCTGTCCGCGATCTCGGAATCACCCCGGAACTGCTGCCGAAATCCAATGCCCGCAACGCCTCGGGGCTGGTCGACGTGTTCCCGGCGTACGACCAGGACCTTGATCCGGTCGACCGGGTTCTGCTCCCGCGTGCCGACATCGCCACGGACACCCTGGTGGACGGCCTCGTCGACCTGGGCTGGTCGGTCGAGGATGTCGTCGCCTACCGCACGGTGCGTGCCGCGCCTCCCAGCCAGGAGGTCCGCGACATGATCAAGTCCGGTGGCTTCGACGCGGTGTGTTTCACCTCGTCGTCGACGGTGAAGAACCTGGTTGGCATCGCCGGCAAGCCCCACACCCGCACCATCATCGCCTGCATCGGTCCCATGGCCGCTCAGACGGCGCGTGAGCACGGGCTGCGGGTGGATGTCATGCCTGAGGTCGCCGGTGTGCCCGAGCTGGTGGATGCCCTGGCGCACCACGTGGCCGAGCTCCGCGCGGCCGGACAGCTGCCGCCGCCGCGCAAGCGCCGGCGTCGGCGCCGTCCCGCGACGGGGTAG
- the hemB gene encoding porphobilinogen synthase, protein MTDDVHLVRRPRRLRTTPAMRNFVAETHLEPNQLVLPMFIADGIDSARDISAMPGVQQHTEESLLRTAEEALTAGVGSVDLFGVPTPESKDATGSQAWAVDGVLNRGLSALRREFGDDLIVMADTCLDEFTDHGHCGVLTEDRFGTTVIDNDATLPLYARMAVAQAEAGAHVVSPSGMMDGQIAVIRRALDDAGFQDVSILAYSAKYAGAFYGPFREAVGSSLQGDRKTYQQDPRNARESLMEVDLDIAEGADMVMVKPAMPHLDILRQVADISTVPVAAYQVSGEYSMITAAAQNGWIDREAAIMDSLTGIRRAGADIILTYWATEAAHLLRG, encoded by the coding sequence ATGACTGATGATGTGCACCTCGTCCGCCGACCCCGCCGCCTCCGCACCACCCCGGCGATGCGTAATTTCGTCGCCGAGACCCACCTGGAGCCCAACCAGCTGGTCCTGCCGATGTTCATTGCCGACGGTATCGACAGCGCGCGTGACATCTCCGCGATGCCGGGAGTCCAGCAGCATACCGAGGAGTCCCTGCTGCGTACCGCAGAGGAGGCACTCACGGCCGGAGTCGGTTCGGTCGATCTCTTCGGTGTCCCCACCCCCGAATCGAAGGACGCCACCGGCTCCCAGGCATGGGCCGTAGACGGTGTCCTCAACCGGGGGTTGTCGGCACTGCGTCGCGAATTCGGCGATGACCTGATTGTCATGGCAGACACCTGTCTCGACGAGTTCACCGACCACGGTCACTGTGGCGTCCTCACTGAAGACCGTTTCGGTACGACCGTCATCGACAATGATGCGACCCTTCCGCTCTACGCACGGATGGCGGTCGCACAGGCCGAGGCCGGGGCGCACGTGGTCAGCCCGTCCGGGATGATGGACGGCCAGATCGCCGTGATCCGCCGAGCCCTGGACGACGCCGGTTTCCAGGACGTGTCGATTCTGGCGTACTCCGCCAAATACGCCGGCGCCTTCTACGGCCCCTTCCGGGAAGCGGTCGGTTCGTCGTTGCAGGGGGACCGCAAGACCTACCAGCAGGACCCGCGCAATGCCCGTGAGTCACTCATGGAGGTCGATCTCGACATCGCCGAGGGGGCGGACATGGTGATGGTCAAACCTGCCATGCCCCACCTCGATATCCTGCGCCAGGTCGCCGACATCTCCACCGTGCCGGTCGCCGCCTATCAGGTGTCGGGCGAGTACTCCATGATCACCGCCGCGGCACAGAACGGGTGGATCGACCGTGAAGCGGCGATCATGGACTCGTTGACCGGTATCCGGCGTGCCGGTGCGGACATCATCCTGACCTACTGGGCCACGGAAGCAGCCCACCTCCTGCGCGGCTGA
- a CDS encoding heavy metal translocating P-type ATPase: MTRAIADARRAARAAGLTADDDDSDDGPEQRGRGGARLTSFTFHLGDLGSAAHAGKVEAALNLLPGVQARVVYSTSMAWVTAPESLQPDVLRDVMTDAGVDSWLTVASLRRRAERLARARPTSVNAHLHRENRDRTPRSGGSFHQLGQRRRRQTGGTEVLYTARNLITGARLLVAVLFGLPVVVLQLFPEWQFDYWQWICLAMSTPVVLWCAWPFHRAMLGGLRRGMPALDAASSAAILLAYLYSMAELLTSSTGDLGWRSGNILISWGYQTDAVFFDVACGCTILLLFGRLASRRTRLRSLLALNMLSVERAGDVTVVRKSRYGKPVKQMIPSTEVRVGDDVIVGVGSVIPCDGEVVGGRSTVEAGPFTGGRGETAVEVGASVYAGSRNTGGQLKVRVNRTGSRTRIAAVRRWIAAAEREENRLEQLATRTASLLVPWAVAIAAIAAVGWLTIAESVTAAVATALTVLVSVAPVALALSTTLALRLGLARAASSGMLLRDTGTVHRLAAVDTIIFNRAGTLTTGPMNVVGVTAAKGEVAELVLRVAGALSLESPHGVSRAIVRADRESRDSGAGGDKVPHWLEAGPVEVDPRGVFTATVDLPVTDPGTGEQTVRPVQAELWRPRDLSELGDPTLANAVLSGGAPLVVSWRGKARGVINVADSIKPDAESSVHWLEDAGVETYMLSRDTYPVARRMADSIGISKVLAGIIPARKAATVRSVHAQGATVAMVGDQDVLDCLDVADVGILMGSADRLDNLGGDHGQARGLDSAASDVVIIREDVAVVAESVNLARHVRATVDWNLWLAWGYNIIALVLAVSGFLNPLLATALMLGSSLLIEWRSARISHRDYSIGDPLGREGADVSGSRSDTRLGRLRAWAGENLSPWQSR, translated from the coding sequence GTGACCCGCGCTATCGCTGATGCTCGTCGGGCCGCCCGCGCTGCGGGGCTCACTGCTGATGATGATGACTCCGACGACGGGCCCGAGCAGAGGGGGAGGGGTGGAGCCCGCCTGACATCCTTCACCTTCCACCTGGGCGACCTGGGCTCGGCGGCACATGCCGGCAAAGTTGAGGCGGCACTCAACCTCCTCCCCGGAGTGCAGGCGCGCGTGGTGTACTCCACGTCCATGGCATGGGTGACCGCGCCGGAGTCCCTCCAGCCGGATGTCCTCCGTGACGTCATGACCGATGCCGGGGTCGATTCCTGGTTGACCGTGGCCTCGTTGCGACGACGGGCCGAACGGCTCGCTCGTGCACGTCCGACCAGTGTCAACGCGCACCTGCACCGCGAGAACCGCGACCGGACTCCTCGCTCCGGTGGTTCCTTCCACCAGCTCGGCCAGCGACGTCGGCGTCAGACCGGCGGTACTGAGGTGCTGTACACCGCGCGCAACCTGATTACGGGGGCACGCCTGCTCGTCGCGGTGCTGTTCGGCCTTCCGGTTGTTGTCCTGCAACTCTTCCCCGAGTGGCAGTTCGACTACTGGCAGTGGATCTGTCTGGCCATGTCCACACCCGTCGTGCTGTGGTGTGCCTGGCCGTTCCACCGGGCGATGCTCGGCGGACTGCGACGGGGGATGCCGGCCCTCGACGCCGCTTCTTCAGCGGCGATCCTGTTGGCCTACCTCTATTCCATGGCAGAGCTGCTCACCAGTTCGACCGGTGACCTCGGGTGGCGTTCCGGCAACATCCTCATCTCCTGGGGGTACCAGACCGATGCGGTGTTCTTCGACGTCGCCTGCGGCTGCACCATTCTCCTGTTGTTCGGGCGACTGGCGTCCCGACGGACCCGCCTGCGATCACTCCTGGCGCTGAACATGTTGTCCGTCGAACGGGCCGGTGACGTCACTGTGGTGCGCAAGTCGCGGTACGGAAAGCCTGTAAAGCAGATGATCCCGTCGACGGAGGTCCGGGTCGGGGACGACGTGATCGTCGGCGTCGGAAGCGTGATCCCCTGTGACGGTGAGGTTGTCGGCGGCCGGTCGACCGTCGAGGCAGGGCCCTTCACCGGTGGGCGGGGAGAAACCGCTGTCGAAGTGGGCGCCAGCGTGTATGCGGGATCCCGGAACACCGGTGGACAGCTGAAGGTCCGGGTGAACAGGACGGGATCGCGGACCAGGATCGCTGCAGTGCGACGCTGGATCGCGGCCGCCGAACGTGAGGAGAACCGACTGGAGCAACTGGCGACCCGCACCGCGTCACTGCTGGTGCCGTGGGCGGTGGCCATTGCGGCCATTGCAGCGGTGGGCTGGTTGACCATCGCGGAAAGTGTCACCGCGGCAGTCGCCACGGCTCTCACCGTCCTGGTTTCTGTCGCTCCCGTGGCCCTTGCCCTGTCCACCACGCTCGCCCTCCGCCTCGGTCTGGCTCGCGCCGCCTCGAGCGGGATGCTGTTGCGTGACACCGGTACCGTCCACCGTCTCGCGGCGGTCGACACCATCATCTTCAACCGTGCCGGGACGTTGACGACCGGCCCGATGAACGTGGTCGGGGTCACCGCTGCCAAGGGAGAGGTCGCCGAACTGGTGCTCCGGGTGGCGGGTGCACTGAGTCTCGAGAGCCCGCACGGCGTGTCGCGGGCGATTGTCCGGGCGGACCGCGAGTCCCGCGACAGTGGTGCCGGAGGAGACAAAGTCCCGCACTGGCTGGAGGCCGGCCCGGTCGAAGTCGACCCCAGGGGCGTCTTCACCGCCACGGTCGATCTCCCTGTCACTGATCCGGGGACCGGGGAGCAGACGGTCCGGCCTGTCCAGGCAGAACTGTGGCGCCCCCGTGATCTCTCGGAACTCGGCGACCCGACCCTGGCCAACGCTGTCCTCAGCGGTGGGGCTCCTCTCGTCGTCAGCTGGAGGGGGAAGGCACGGGGCGTCATCAATGTCGCGGACAGCATCAAACCCGATGCGGAGTCCTCCGTGCACTGGCTGGAGGACGCCGGTGTGGAAACGTACATGCTCTCGCGGGACACTTATCCCGTCGCACGTCGCATGGCGGACTCGATCGGGATCTCCAAGGTGCTCGCCGGCATCATCCCCGCGCGGAAGGCGGCGACCGTGCGTAGCGTGCATGCCCAGGGGGCCACCGTCGCGATGGTCGGCGACCAGGACGTCCTGGACTGCCTTGATGTCGCTGACGTCGGAATTCTGATGGGGTCGGCGGACAGGCTGGATAATCTGGGCGGTGACCACGGCCAGGCGAGGGGGCTCGATTCCGCCGCCAGCGATGTCGTGATCATCAGGGAAGATGTTGCTGTCGTGGCGGAATCAGTGAATCTCGCCCGCCATGTTCGCGCCACGGTCGACTGGAACCTCTGGCTTGCCTGGGGATACAACATCATTGCCCTCGTCCTCGCCGTGTCGGGGTTCCTCAATCCACTCCTGGCGACCGCTCTGATGCTGGGGTCGTCTCTGCTGATCGAATGGCGGTCCGCACGCATCAGTCACCGTGACTACAGCATCGGTGATCCCCTCGGACGTGAGGGAGCCGATGTCTCCGGGAGCCGGTCTGATACCCGGCTCGGGAGACTGCGTGCCTGGGCCGGTGAGAACCTCAGTCCCTGGCAGTCGCGGTGA